In Nymphaea colorata isolate Beijing-Zhang1983 chromosome 3, ASM883128v2, whole genome shotgun sequence, a genomic segment contains:
- the LOC116251071 gene encoding LOW QUALITY PROTEIN: probable protein phosphatase 2C 27 (The sequence of the model RefSeq protein was modified relative to this genomic sequence to represent the inferred CDS: inserted 1 base in 1 codon), with protein MCVKDGENMADRMGLNEEFGRTPSDLSSLVKSPLDSISENAVAMEKKHDHPAVFIPAIRSGEWSDIGKRVQMEDTHICIADLAKKFGFAILDGQTVSFYGVFDGHEGKDAAHFVRDNLPRVIVEDADFPLELEKVVTRSYMQTDAAFAEQCSKQSALSSGTTALTAMIFGRSLLVANAGDCRAVLSRLGAAVEMSRDHRPCCIKERKRIESLGGXISEGYLNGRLGITRALGDWHIKGMKDRDGGQGGPLSAEPELKLITLTKDDEFLIIGSDGVWESFTSQNAVDFARRRLQEHNDVKQCCKELVEEAIKRGSDDNLTVVMVCFQAEPPVQNVIRRPRGVRRSISAEGLSALNQILTTQFPQSNP; from the exons ATGTGTGTGAAGGACGGGGAGAATATGGCGGACAGAATGGGACTGAATGAGGAATTTGGGAGGACTCCGAGCGACTTGTCTTCTTTGGTGAAGAGCCCT CTGGACAGCATATCTGAGAACGCAGTGGCTATGGAAAAGAAACATGACCATCCTGCCGTCTTCATTCCAGCCATTCGATCTGGTGAATGGTCTGATATCGGCAAACGGGTACAGATGGAAGATACTCATATTTGCATAGCTGATCTTGCCAAGAAGTTTGGGTTTGCTATCTTGGATGGACAGACCGTTTCATTTTATGGC GTGTTTGATGGGCATGAGGGCAAAGATGCTGCGCATTTTGTTCGAGACAATCTGCCTCGTGTGATTGTGGAGGATGCTGATTTCCCACTGGAACTTGAGAAAGTGGTGACTAGGTCTTACATGCAAACTGATGCTGCATTTGCAGAGCAATGTTCCAAGCAGTCGGCTTTATCTTCCGGCACAACTGCACTTACTGCCATGATATTCGGAAG GTCTCTACTGGTAGCGAATGCTGGGGATTGTCGTGCAGTTCTATCTCGACTAGGCGCAGCAGTAGAAATGTCCAGGGACCACCGGCCCTGTTGCATTAAGGAAAGAAAACGAATAGAATCTCTGGGGG ATATTTCTGAGGGCTACCTAAATGGAAGGTTGGGTATAACCAGAGCTCTCGGAGATTGGCACATCAAAGGCATGAAAGACAGAGATGGTGGCCAAGGGGGTCCCCTGAGCGCAGAGCCTGAACTGAAACTGATTACATTGACGAAGGATGACGAGTTCCTGATAATCGGGAGTGATGGAGTTTGGGAGTCCTTCACAAGTCAAAATGCTGTAGATTTTGCTAGGAGGCGACTTCAAGAGCACAACGATGTGAAGCAGTGCTGCAAGGAGCTGGTCGAGGAGGCAATAAAAAGGGGTTCAGATGACAATCTCACAGTGGTCATGGTTTGCTTTCAAGCAGAGCCCCCTGTCCAGAACGTCATTCGCAGACCAAGAGGAGTAAGAAGAAGCATATCTGCCGAGGGGCTAAGTGCTCTCAACCAGATTCTTACCACACAATTTCCGCAGAGCAATCCATAG